Genomic window (Culex pipiens pallens isolate TS chromosome 3, TS_CPP_V2, whole genome shotgun sequence):
ATCCTCCAGTAGCCCAACAGCAACGACAGCTGGTTCAATTTGGTTGAAATCAAGTCCAAACAAGATCAgctgaagagaactgtcaaactgtttgcgtcgacgaaaatcgtgacgtcgaaATTAaggaaaatcgatggaaaaaacaatgtcgcgcatgtcgagtgtttgtcgtgCGTTTGttgtcctttcgaccaatcgatatcgaaacggtaaaatcaaaaccgtgcgacaactcgtacgacgtgcgacatttttcaaacagggaccctgaccctgtttgaaaaatgtcgcacgtcgtacgagttgtcgcacggttttgattttaccgtttcgatatcgattggtcgaaaggacgacaaacggaCGACAAACGCTCGATATGCTCGACATTGTTTTTTCGCATCGattttttgacagattgacGAATCGCCCGTGTCGACGAAAATACTTTGACAGTTTGAATCAAGCAAAAACATGTTATGACGAACAAAAGTGCAAGATTGTAGTTAAAAATTGCGAataaatgcaaaacaaaattgCAGCAAGTAAGTATAATCAGTAGTTAGTTtcgttgcatttaaaattgttctTTTTATGTGACAGCCGGATACCAGGTCACCCGTGGAACTGTAGTTCGATGCCGGAAATAGCATCGGCCTAACCGCCGCAGTACTACAAACAGTCGGCACCGATCCTGGCCTAAGGCCAACACCATCAGGCACGACACAATCCGGCTGGGGACAACCGCGGTCTCGTAAATGTAAATACCACTAATCACTTTCATCGCCCGGTCGCGCTTCTAATACGAAAGATGCCGCTAATCCACTTTATTCAATACCGAAGATGCAGTAGGTTCCCTTGCCTCAGCAGTAGCCCCGAATCGTGCCGAGGATCGTGTCAGGGGACACAGGAGGACGTACTTAACAAGATTTACAAAGATTCGGCGATTCAACCTCCTCTACGACGTTCGCAGCATCTACACCCGGCTCCGGAGAACGCATCCCATAGTAACCCAGGTTCCACTAAATGCCGTTGAACTAGACTGTTGTAATTACACGTCACATCATCTTCACCAGGATGCTCCGGAAATGAGCGGATCTCCCGCCGGCATGGGACCGAAGCATTACAAATCACCACCACATCTCCACCATCCGCCTTCACTGAATCATCAGCCGCAACACGGACCGCCCGTCGTGCCCGTTCCCAAGTCCGAGTTCGACGATAACAGGCGTTGTGATGAAGACGGAACCTACGCCTAGACTGCGACGGCCGCCACCGTAGGGATGATTCCTACCAAACAGTCGTGCTAGTCCAACCTCATCGAGTACGGCGCTGACTAGTGGAGTCCGAACAATCCGTCCGGCAAGCGAAAGTACTCGCGCGATCAGCTGATACAGTTCAAGAATGCGGCAACGGCTCACGAAAAACCGGCTGGATCTTCGTAATTGTCCTAACCATGGAGGAGGTGCCCACGGGATGGGCATGGATTAGCATCTACGAGATGCTTTTGCCGACGTTCATCAAGGATTGCATGAGAGATGGGGGCGGAGGAGAAAAAGGCGGTGTGAACATGGGCCAAATGAGACAACAACACATGCCGAAACTACTGTCCGGATCGCAGCCAAACAAACAATCTCAGCAGGGCATGAATCTGGTGGAGATACTAAGCGTGAACGAGAACAAACGAACCGCCCAGATGTTGTCCCTCAGCAATTGCACTCGGCAGGGTTTTCGTCGTCGTTAATTTAGTGTAACATACTAAGAGtaagtaaaaaataataacataattaatattaataataatatGCGCTCGTCGTCAAGTAGGAAGTGCCCGTCGCTACTGAGCCTGAAACAAGAAATGAACGCCACACCTGCCTGCGCCATCAACCGAGACAACACCAAGCACCAATCCAGCAACGGCCACCACCGTAACAATGATCCCGACGTGGGCCAGAGGAGTCCAAGCAAAAGTAATGCTGCACCGGTTCGCAAAAAGTCCGTGAATCTGCGCAACAGTTTGGAAAAGAAGCTGCAGCCGATGTTGATCAAAACATTGCATGGGAGGTGGTAGCGGAAGAGGAGAAGGTGGTTGCAACATGGGCCAAATGAGACAACCAAACATGCCGTAACGAGCACCCCGCGGGTCATCAGCGGCCAAGTTCGGTTCGCAGTTAAACTGACAATCCTAGCAGGGCATGAATACTTTGAAAATTCTGGTAAGAATGGCTTAAGCCAATTGtttgatcaattttatttttaaggtgTTTTTTTCTCCTAACAGGTTCAAAGACGATGCAACCGCGCGTCGAACATCTCAACCCCCTGTAGTGGCCAGAACGCAAATCTACTCGCCGAACTGAGATGGGACCGTCGCCTTGGCGCACTCCCGGTCCCAAAACATCTGCAATCGTGGTCAAATACAATACCCCAGATCGAAAGTCCGTAAAGCCACGATGTTTTGTAAGGCAACGATGTTTTTCGATCAATTCGATGAACTGGTATGCTGCGCGTTAGAGTGACAGAGAcggaatgattttatttttggcagACGTTTCGATCGTCATGCTGTCTCTGTCTTACACGGTTGCGAATTTTCGGTGGAACTGtcaaacgagttttttttttcgactgcAGAACACATTTTGTCGTGTTTTTTCCGTTATTGCTTTTCTGgtaagttttgttttaattaaattatcattttaaagtttttataagaATTGACAACATGCATTTTGTTGTTATGCACTTCTTCCGTAGGGCTTAGCGTGGATACGTACGGCAGGGTGGCCTACTCAAAGGTAAAACACACTGCACTTCCGGAACTCATTTTGTCCCCGAACCGAATTAAGCCTTTCCGCTTGACCACCTGGGAGATGGCCTAGGAGTAGCCGGTTGTAGCGGAACCGGTGCTGCAGGAGTGCAGGTATGTACAACAATAATTCATGAACTCCTCCAACCCGGGCTAACCTTCTTCTCTTTTAGGTCAAATAATTGGGTCGTCATCTCCAGAAAGCGTAGAAACGGCAGTAGGTTCCTGAGTAGGGCGACATCTCCCGCTGTGTCCAATCCAGAGAACATCCGCAGATTCACTTGGGGCGACCGGTTCAACAGTGGTTCCGGCGAGGTTCACCGACCTACCGTAACGATAAATAGCTCCGTGGCACCGTCAAGAATGACGGTAACGCCACAAACAAAGCGTTGGCCGCAGACAAGCCGAAAATCGATCTGTAAGACCTGGAACTCACCGTTTTCGTTTCACGGTCGCCAAACCAGTGGTAGCGGATCTGGCCGCAGAAATTAGCTCAGTCGAAATGGAACCGCTTATGGTGCAGAGGAGCACCGCGAGGCCGAACGACTCCGTCAAGATGACACTAAGCGAAGCGGCGGTGGCCAACACGAGCCAGCAGCAGCCACATAAGTCGGTGTCCGGAAGCGCGCAGAAGCTGCCCAAAGCGTTAGCCATCGACAAACTGACCAAGGTCAAGAGGACGGAGAAGGTCTTCAAATCATCACTCGCTGGCCAACAATCTGGAGAACGTGTGCGAACTATGGTCGGAGTCGGTGACTTGAGCTGGTCAAATCGAGACAATTTCAGTAACACGGCGGCTTCTGACGCCAAGCAGGTGTCTTCCGTTTTGAAACGGAACATGACAACACATAAGACAACACAGGTTCTTAGGTAAGTTTGTATTACGTTTATTTTGAGAGAACAAGTTCAAATTCATTTAAACAATTAATCGCAACTGCATTCTTTTCCTCTCTCCTTCCAGAATATTAGCGACTCCGAGCTTAATTGCTTGTTCAGTCATACTCGGACTAGAATCAGCAGCATCGGCACCAGCCGGGATTTCTCCGATGACGGAATGGCGGAGAAAACGACGAGGGTGAAGGTTATGATCGGGAGTCGGCGTGGCGTGGCGGCGGTTTCCAAACAGCAAAATCATTTCAAATCCATTCTGGTAAATTGTAAACTCAAGGATCTTTCATAATATGATTAcacttcttatttttttgcaacatttttgtaaacgGTTCTGGTTCAACaaaattattattgttattctTTTTCAGCTTGTGCCCGCTTGCTCCGTTGACGATACACTGCGCGGAAGTCGTCCAACATCAAGATCCCGACGGCTGCGAAATGTTCCGGTGTGATGCAAACTCGTAAGGGCCGGTCAGTACAACGCCAACAATGACCGACACCTTCGACGCGCAGGAAACGCCACATTATTGGAGCGTGGCTAGTGACGGCGCTGGCGCTAGAGCTCAGTTTTGGGGACAACTATGGTGAACAAGAAGTACATCTAGTTCGaaatgcaaagattaaaaagcTGATCAACCGCTCTGTTAACGTCCAAGCCGGCTCTACTACAAGGAGGAGGAAAATCTCCCCCACCACTGGGGCCAAGACCGCAACCGGCTTCCAGAAGCTGCACGATCGTTCCATGTAGCCGACTCCGGTGGCATCCCATGAAGACAGCAAAACTGCTAGCGCAGTCGAAATTGAAACACTACTGGTACCCGGAAACGAATCCGTCGAGAAGTGGACCCGTGACCTCAAGGAGCAAGCTAAATTCCCGTTGCAGTTCTGTGCGCTGATGCCACCGTTCATGTATTGTGGCAGCGGATACGCAGGTGGAAGTCCGGTTCGCCACCGACCACCGGGACTATCGTGGTATGCGAAACAACAGTGTCGGCGGGGCATGGATCAAAATATTCGCTGACGCAGTCGGGTGGTAAATAACGCGATTCGTATGGAGGAGGCGGCGGTCGTGGACATCGCGAACAAACGTAACCCCCATGGTTGCAGCAGCGAGACCAGCACCGGGATTCCAACAATCACCGGCGGGTCTCTTCGTCGGTGGCGGCACCTTTCATGGAGCCGGAGATGGTCGTTCAGCGGCCCACCATCGATCCTTAGTAAACCGTCACCGTTCTCGCAACAGAATGGCCACGCCGGCATCGGAGATCATCTTGGACTGGACGAGGCCAAGCAACGTCTTGCGTCGCGAGGAAGACCAGCGAAGGAAGATGGAACGCAAGCTGGCCGCGGCCAGGAAGCTGCAGAAGTTGGAGCGATGATGACAGCGATGATATGGTCCCCGGGAGACCATGAGGCGTCACATTGACTCCGAGGAGGACGATCGCTTCAGCAGCCGTGCCCGGAGTCGTCCAGCAAGATGGGCGGCGACGGTGACCGTACAACGTACAATCAAAGCGTTTCGAGCGACGACAACAGCCATTAGACGTATTTCTGGTACTTCAGGGCTGTGGATTCGAAGCAGGAGTCGGATATTTTTGGCCTTGCAACTGCAACTGGCCAGCGAAACCAGTACAACGGGAGCTTAGGTAAAACAACTATTCTTTACATTTCTCAACCCGAactaatttttccttcttccaGGTCAAATAATTTTGCGCCTCCAGAAAGTGGGTTCTGTGGATCGACCAGGACGTCGGCCCGGAGATGAAAAAATAGGTAAAGCGCTGAATTTTTGACGACCCCGCAGGATGTCAACAGACGGTCAAGAAGCTGAGGAACCATCGGAGGCGTGCCACTTCGTTGACAGGAAAAAGTAGAAGCTGCCTTGTTAAATACTTCCGTTACGCCAAAAGCAGCACCGGCCACCATCCGGCGCAATGCTACGGAGCCGATATGATTGCCCTCTGGCCGAACGTCGTTTCCACTTAGAAGGGCGTCTCCGATCTGGCCCAGCACTTCCTGTTGAATGTCGGCACGGCGATTCGCCAGCTGTAAAACCAAAAACAGCCGGCTAGCTCGTGCTTTCGCCATCCATCGTCAACTGAACGGAGAAACTCGCTGAGAAGGACCTCGGAACCGGTACCGGTCTGTTCGAGATCAAAAAGAAAGATGACCAATAATAACCTAGCTCCAAAACATTTCTCCATTGTGTCTCCAAGGACATTCTCAACAAAACCGAACGTAATCTGTCGGACGATCTGCACGTTAAACGAAACCTTATGATCAAACTGCGTCTCCTGCTGGGCGGTGGTGCCGTTGCAATTGACTTCTCACAGGCAGTGAGAGCAGTTCCAAGGTCCGTACTGTACCGTCGCCCAAGCCCCCGTTCACGAAAATCGAGGATGATCAACGATTTGACGAAAGCCGATCTGTCCGACATCCGCAACCTCGTCGGTTAGGAATGATTCGTTTCGGCTGCAGGAGGTCGTGCGCTTGGAACCACGCTTCCGGACGTTGAAGTGGCCTGATCCTGATCAGCGTGGTAATTTCGTCGCGAGCTTAAAGTGGTTAATTGTCCTCTGAAAGACTCTGCTAAAAATAGCAGCGAACGGCGGTCACTGTCCTGCCGGTGTCCTCGGAACGACACTGCACAAATATCCTCGAAGACATCAAGGTATAAGATCAAGTTCCGATCGTGGGAAAACTTCTTCACTGGGGCAAAACACTGGACGATAGAACATCAATGACTGGCCAAGCGGGCGGCAAAAAGGAAAATCGTGGTCTGTCCCGGCTAGACGAAGGAACCTGCAGACAGCTTATGAGTGGTGAGTTAACATCTGTTaactaaaaacataaattaatttaattcttCTCCACAGCGTATCAACACCGGATAGCACCCGGCTTCCTGGCATCACCCGGAAGGAATCGCCCCTAGCAGTCCAGTAAGCAGCACGGCGGAATCCCCGGCAGCCAAAAGAACTAAAAGTCAAGCCGGCCATCCTTGATCCGGTCTCTAACGGCCATTCCGTAACATCCACGGTTTATGTCCTGTCGGAAATTGCACAATTTGGAACCGGCGGAACCGATGACCAACCTCTGTGCAACCAGGCACGCCGGAACACCAACCACGACTGACGGGAGGAATCAGCCAGCCTGGCAGAGTTTGCAAAGAACCATGGCATGAAGTCACTGCAGTTTATGAGCCACCAAATCCTTCCAGCGTATGTTTTGGACTAACGAATGCCCGCAGAatgcaacttttgttttttactgtgctgtaaaactatttttcatgaaaatctaTGTAAATTGAcgaaaaaacgagaaaaactaaataaaaacataatcaACAGCAGCAAactttcaatcaaaacaaataaatcagaTGACAGATgcgagaaaaagaagaagaagaacacaAAAAACCGGGTTGACGCGCGTCCGATTTTTCACCACGACGTCGTTCTTACATCGGCCCCGCACGTAGGCCTCTCGCGATGTTCGAACAACCTTGACAGGTTGACGTTTCGGGTGCAGAATACCTTGATTCGGGTCTGATGCGTGTCTCAAAATCAGACCCGCATCGGCCCCTGTAGGTCTGATCGTAGCTCTGACGATCAGACCCGATCGGCCCCGTATTTCTCACTGGGACGTAGAAGGAAACCGTGCTGGACGCCAAGAACTGGAAGCGTTCCGAAAGAACCGTCGCCGGCCGCTGTACACTCCCGGCGTCTATGACAAACTGGACAAGGCGACCCTGGCCAAAGAAACGCCAGAACCGATAGAACTCCTTCTTCAATCCGCCGGCCAACTCCTTCAGCACCTTCTTGGCAACCAACCAAACTCCACTGGGAGCGTCAGCGCGTGCAAGAAaagtaaatttattttcttcaaaaagttcCAACCCATTGTAAAATaatctaaataaattaaaatgattgATTAATGCCTAAAAACaactaattttaattgaaacatAACCTAGAAATCCGAAATTACAGCGCACGACAAAGGCACGAcatcctaaataacaaaaccgtgcgacgtctGCCGAATGTCGTATGACAATGTCGCACAATTTCGATTATCGATCGCACGACACacacgacattttggtgcaaaaacgtatgacattcgcGCGAAAGTCgtacgacattgtcgtgcgacgtcgtacaattgcacggacgacaaacgacggacgtccgacggacttttcagtcaggggactgaaaagtccgtcggacgtccgtcgtttgtcgtccgtgcaattgtacgacgtcgcacgacaatgtcgtacGACTTTCGCGCTAATGTCATACAtatttgcaccaaaatgtcgtgtGTGTCGTGCGATCGATAATCGAAATTGTTTGACATTGTCGTAGGACATTCGACgaacgtcgcacggttttgttatttaggatgTCGTGCCTTTGTCGTGCGCTGTAATTTTGGATTTCTAGGTTATGTTAcaattaaaattagtttttttaagctttaattaatagttttaatttatttagattATTTTACAATTCAGTGGCACCTTTCGAAGAAAATAAATTCACTTTCTTTGAACTCGCGGTTTGTTTGACGCTCCCAGTGGAGTTTGGTCGGTTGCCAAGAAGGTGCTGAAGGAGTTGGCCGGCGGATTGAAAAAGGTGTTCCGTCGGTTCA
Coding sequences:
- the LOC120414414 gene encoding uncharacterized protein LOC120414414, with the translated sequence MEPLMVQRSTARPNDSVKMTLSEAAVANTSQQQPHKSVSGSAQKLPKALAIDKLTKVKRTEKVFKSSLAGQQSGERVRTMVGVGDLSWSNRDNFSNTAASDAKQVSSVLKRNMTTHKTTQVLRILATPSLIACSVILGLESAASAPAGISPMTEWRRKRRG